A genomic stretch from Ooceraea biroi isolate clonal line C1 chromosome 3, Obir_v5.4, whole genome shotgun sequence includes:
- the LOC105285720 gene encoding mitochondrial pyruvate carrier 1 isoform X2 — protein MRTPFCDKHTSKVPTESCATCTYCDYSVWCYEIAIDFVPFRASRATIGTWRPRIGRDNLFLPVHTPCEIFSREIPVVGAVGFFPYVFSGAEIKVSTMNRLMKVLRSKETRDYFMSTHFWGPVANWAIPIAAISDIQRDPKFISALCLYSAMFMRFAIMVQPRNMLLFACHFVNEGAQLTQGCRFIKYHYLSKMEQ, from the exons ATGCGCACTCCATTTTGTGATAAGCATACATCAAAGGTACCGACCGAGAGTTGCGCTACTTGTACATACTGTGATTACAGTGTATGGTGTTACGAGATTGCCATAGACTTT GTCCCCTTTAGAGCCTCGCGAGCGACGATCGGGACGTGGCGACCACGAATCGGCCGAGATAACCTTTTCCTTCCGGTGCATACTCCGTGCGAGATTTTTTCACGCGAGATTCCCGTGGTCGGTGCGGTCGGTTTCTTCCCCTACGTGTTCTCCGGTGCCGAAATTAAAGTATCCACGATGAATCGCCTAATGAAGGTTCTCAGAAGCAAGGAAACCcgtgattattttatgag CACGCACTTCTGGGGACCAGTTGCGAATTGGGCGATACCGATAGCAGCCATTTCCGACATTCAGAGAGACCCCAAGTTTATCAGTG CCTTGTGCTTATACTCGGCAATGTTCATGAGATTTGCAATCATGGTGCAGCCACGCAACATGCTTCTCTTTGCCTGCCACTTTGTCAATGAGGGTGCACAACTTACACAAGGTTgtagatttattaaatatcattatctCAGTAAGATGGAACAATAG
- the LOC105285720 gene encoding mitochondrial pyruvate carrier 1 isoform X1, which produces MRTPFCDKHTSKVPTESCATCTYCDYSVWCYEIAIDFVPFRASRATIGTWRPRIGRDNLFLPVHTPCEIFSREIPVVGAVGFFPYVFSGAEIKVSTMNRLMKVLRSKETRDYFMSTHFWGPVANWAIPIAAISDIQRDPKFISGKMTFALCLYSAMFMRFAIMVQPRNMLLFACHFVNEGAQLTQGCRFIKYHYLSKMEQ; this is translated from the exons ATGCGCACTCCATTTTGTGATAAGCATACATCAAAGGTACCGACCGAGAGTTGCGCTACTTGTACATACTGTGATTACAGTGTATGGTGTTACGAGATTGCCATAGACTTT GTCCCCTTTAGAGCCTCGCGAGCGACGATCGGGACGTGGCGACCACGAATCGGCCGAGATAACCTTTTCCTTCCGGTGCATACTCCGTGCGAGATTTTTTCACGCGAGATTCCCGTGGTCGGTGCGGTCGGTTTCTTCCCCTACGTGTTCTCCGGTGCCGAAATTAAAGTATCCACGATGAATCGCCTAATGAAGGTTCTCAGAAGCAAGGAAACCcgtgattattttatgag CACGCACTTCTGGGGACCAGTTGCGAATTGGGCGATACCGATAGCAGCCATTTCCGACATTCAGAGAGACCCCAAGTTTATCAGTGGTAAAATGACCTTTG CCTTGTGCTTATACTCGGCAATGTTCATGAGATTTGCAATCATGGTGCAGCCACGCAACATGCTTCTCTTTGCCTGCCACTTTGTCAATGAGGGTGCACAACTTACACAAGGTTgtagatttattaaatatcattatctCAGTAAGATGGAACAATAG
- the LOC105285720 gene encoding mitochondrial pyruvate carrier 1 isoform X3 produces the protein MRTPFCDKHTSKVPFRASRATIGTWRPRIGRDNLFLPVHTPCEIFSREIPVVGAVGFFPYVFSGAEIKVSTMNRLMKVLRSKETRDYFMSTHFWGPVANWAIPIAAISDIQRDPKFISGKMTFALCLYSAMFMRFAIMVQPRNMLLFACHFVNEGAQLTQGCRFIKYHYLSKMEQ, from the exons ATGCGCACTCCATTTTGTGATAAGCATACATCAAAG GTCCCCTTTAGAGCCTCGCGAGCGACGATCGGGACGTGGCGACCACGAATCGGCCGAGATAACCTTTTCCTTCCGGTGCATACTCCGTGCGAGATTTTTTCACGCGAGATTCCCGTGGTCGGTGCGGTCGGTTTCTTCCCCTACGTGTTCTCCGGTGCCGAAATTAAAGTATCCACGATGAATCGCCTAATGAAGGTTCTCAGAAGCAAGGAAACCcgtgattattttatgag CACGCACTTCTGGGGACCAGTTGCGAATTGGGCGATACCGATAGCAGCCATTTCCGACATTCAGAGAGACCCCAAGTTTATCAGTGGTAAAATGACCTTTG CCTTGTGCTTATACTCGGCAATGTTCATGAGATTTGCAATCATGGTGCAGCCACGCAACATGCTTCTCTTTGCCTGCCACTTTGTCAATGAGGGTGCACAACTTACACAAGGTTgtagatttattaaatatcattatctCAGTAAGATGGAACAATAG
- the LOC105285719 gene encoding uncharacterized protein LOC105285719, producing MTSNVVGCWLCLLLLGVAVVGQYEWQTRDAFDEIRMRMDKVNEDNCPIQHLGDLYLPEDTVSHLPDIKDININPVFPNRTALLHLHNMALSRSFFWSYILQSRFIRPAINDTYDPGMMYYFLSTVADVSSNPYINASSIYFSPNTSYSPTYRGFFNKTFPRFAPRTFRADDFNDPIHLERISTRNTFTVQDLGAFPNTRLSDDYTTDFYRINEWYKKWLPDNVEKRHDTKTTYQVEIRYANNTNETFTFHGPPGADEYPGPVKWTRPYFDCGRSNRWIVAAVSPVADIYPRHTGFRHIEYPTYTAVSVMEMDFDRIDINQCPKGKGNSGPNRFANSARCKTDTTECEPIHGWGFRRGGYQCRCRPGYRLPTVVRRPYLGEIIERATQEQYYNGFDCSRIGWIHKMPVQWEQAKPYIREKYLERFHHYRNYSTGPDSLQQTKMNIDQALKFILGVNARTCKNYAPQDLMLRGDISFGAEEFFENEAKMATRLANFISAFLQVSDPLEVYSGKRVADRPLTEDQMIGETLALVLGDTKIWSAGTFWDRNKFTNRTFFAPYAYKTQLNTRKFKLEDLARLNDTDEVYTRKSYFQVLKKRWATNFDQLEKYYMKIKIRFNETGEYMKKFEHYPNYYRAANLDHGHWTSPYFDCNGKVKKWVITYASPFFGWDSLKEKLEFKGVVAVTMDLLQLDVNQCDDKFYQPNAFKDTHKCDRKSSYCVPILGRGFETGGYKCECKQGFEYPFEDLITYYDGQLVEAEFNNIVNDKETRYDMFKCRLAGAASIQVSWVLILSAIILFFPRYLQRR from the exons ATGACGTCGAACGTCGTCGGCTGCTGGCTGTGCCTGCTGCTGCTGGGCGTTGCCGTGGTCGGCCAGTACGAGTGGCAGACCCGCGACGCCTTCGACGAGATCCGTATGCGGATGGACAAAGTCAACGAGGACAACTGTCCGATACAGCACCTCGGCGATCTGTATCTGCCGGAGGACACGGTGTCGCACCTGCCCGACATCAAGGACATCAACATCAATCCGGTGTTTCCTAACCGCACGGCCCTCCTGCACCTCCACAACATGGCACTCAGCAGGAGCTTCTTCTGGAGTTACATCCTGCAGTCGCGCTTCATCcgcccggcgatcaacgacACCTACGACCCGGGCATGATGTACTACTTCCTGTCCACGGTGGCCGACGTGTCCTCCAATCCCTACATCAACGCGTCGTCCATCTACTTCTCACCTAACACGTCCTACTCGCCAACCTACAGAGGCTTCTTCAACAAGACCTTTCCCAGATTTGCGCCGCGCACCTTCCGCGCAGACGATTTCAATGATCCTATACACCTGGAGAGAATATCCACTAGGAATACGTTTACCGTACAGGACCTGGGGGCATTTCCTAATACCAGGCTCAGCGACGATTACACCACCGACTTTTATCGCATAAATGAATG GTACAAGAAATGGTTACCGGATAACGTGGAAAAGAGGCACGACACTAAAACGACCTATCAAGTAGAAATTCGATACGCGAACAATACAAACGAAACATTCACGTTCCACGGTCCACCAG GTGCCGACGAGTATCCCGGGCCTGTGAAGTGGACGAGACCGTATTTCGATTGCGGTCGGTCGAATCGGTGGATCGTGGCTGCGGTGTCGCCTGTTGCCGATATCTACCCACGGCACACTGGCTTCAGACACATCGAATATCCGAC GTATACCGCTGTCTCGGTGATGGAAATGGATTTCGACAGAATAGATATAAATCAGTGTCCAAAGGGTAAAGGAAACAGTGGGCCTAACAGATTCGCCAACAGCGCGAGGTGTAAAACTGACACTACGGAG TGCGAGCCGATACACGGTTGGGGCTTCAGGAGAGGAGGGTATCAGTGTAGGTGCAGACCGGGTTACAGACTGCCGACCGTTGTGCGACGGCCGTACCTCGGGGAAATAATAGAAAGAGCCACGCAAGAGCAGTACTACAACGGTTTCGATTGCTCACGGATTGGCT GGATTCACAAAATGCCGGTGCAATGGGAGCAGGCGAAGCCCTACATCAGAGAGAAGTATCTCGAGCGGTTTCATCACTACAGAAATTACTCAACCGGTCCGGACTCGCTCCAGCAGACAAAGATGAACATCGACCAGGCCCTCAAGTTCATCCTAGGCGTAAATGCGCGAACTTGCAAGAA TTACGCGCCGCAGGATTTGATGTTACGCGGCGACATTAGCTTCGGCGCGGAAGAATTTTTCGAGAACGAGGCGAAGATGGCGACGAGATTGGCGAATTTCATCAGCGCGTTCTTACAAGTGTCCGATCCCTTGGAAGTTTACTCCGGCAAGAGAGTGGCCGACAGACCGCTCACGGAAGACCAGATGATAGGGGAGACGCTGGCCCTGGTACTCGGCGACACGAAGATCTGGTCAGCTGGCACCTTCTGGGATCGTAATAAATTTACGAATAGGACGTTCTTCGCTCCGTACGCTTACAAGACTCAGCTGAACACGCGCAAATTTAAGCTCGAAGACTTGGCCAGGCTCAACGATACAG ACGAGGTGTACACACGAAAAAGCTACTTCCAAGTGCTAAAGAAGCGTTGGGCGACGAACTTCGACCAGCTGGAGAAATActacatgaaaataaaaattcgattcAACGAAACCGGGGAGTATATGAAGAAGTTCGAGCACTATCCGAATTATTACAG GGCAGCAAACCTGGACCATGGACACTGGACAAGTCCGTACTTCGATTGTAACGGCAAGGTGAAGAAGTGGGTAATTACCTATGCATCCCCGTTTTTCGGCTGGGACAGCTTGAAGGAGAAACTGGAATTCAA GGGTGTCGTGGCTGTTACGATGGATCTGCTTCAGTTGGACGTAAACCAATGcgatgataaattttatcaacCGAACGCATTTAAGGACACACACAAGTGCGACAGAAAGTCGTCGTAT TGTGTACCCATTCTTGGAAGAGGATTCGAGACAGGTGGATACAAATGCGAGTGCAAACAGGGCTTTGAGTATCCATTCGAGGACCTAATCACGTATTACGATGGGCAGCTAGTTGAGGCGGAATTCAACAATATCGTCAATGATAAAGAGACAag ATATGATATGTTCAAGTGTCGATTAGCTGGTGCTGCGTCAATTCAAGTCAGTTGGGTACTAATATTATCAGCCATAATATTATTCTTCCCACGTTATCTTCAGAgaagataa